tttttcctttctttttttagtgtgtaaaaattttactcaaaaacaaaaacaaaaaaaaaaaaacaaaaaaaaaaaaacaaaaaaaaaaaaaaaaaaaaaaaaggacgAACTGGCTCTTTACTCATTAGATGTTTCCTCATTAAGACTTCAAATCCCAAAAAtacaagaaagaaaaaccTAGCAATATCGTTTAGATTAATCTGTGGGAGTCACCTATATTCGGTATTATTGAACTTTATTACTACAAATTACTACTTCATATTAAAAccgataataaatatatatagatatcTAGGACAAAGTATACACATTGATAGTATAATAACATACCTTCCTTTACCTCTCATCgcgctattattattatcatttttttttttcttcctttgaTAATTCTTCAAACAACCTTTACTCAGGACGCTACTCTTTAATCGAGCCGAtctttaataacaaaaagaaagtgagagagagaaaaaaaaaaaaaaaaaaaaaaaaaaagaaaaaaaacttcaataataatgaatgACATATCATTTTCTATAGGTTCCGATTTGTCAGCCAATAATGGTAACAACAGAACTGATGTTTCCACTAATAacacaacaaaaaatgttaaGTTACTAACCACATTGTCTCCGCCACAATTAGCACAACAGCATCAAACACATAAAAGTTCTGTTTCTTCTGTaactaaaaatacaaatactAATAACTATAACACcagtattaaaaagaaacccTCTGTTTCCTTGAATACCGATGGTAATACAactagtagtagtaatgcTTCAACTCACCCTAactaccaccaccaccaacaGCATCATCAACACATAGTCGGGATACATTATGCATTGGGAAGTAAAATAGGAGAAGGCTCATTTGGTGTGATATTTGAAGGTGTAGATATATTATCACCAATGAAATCGCCAGTGGCCATTAAATTTGAGCCAAGGAAGTCAGAGGCACCCCAATTAAGGGATGAATTTAGAAGTTACAAAATATTGCAAAATTGCAAAGGGATTCCCCAGGCATACTATTATGGACAAGAAGGTATGCACAATGTTTTAGTCATCGACTTACTAGGACCGTCTTTGGAGGATTTGTTTGAATGGTGTGGAAGGAGATTTAGTATCAAGACTACTTGTATGTTGGCCAAACAGATGATCAGTAGAATAAGAACTATACATTCCAGAGACTTAATTTATAGAGATATCAAACCAGATAATTTCCTTATTAGTCAATACCAAAGAGCAAAATCTAAGTTGAAGATATGCTGTTCTAGCAGTCATGGTGATCCTAATTTAGTTTATGTAGTGGATTTTGGTATGGCCAAACAGTACAGAGATCCAGTAACTAAAGAACATATTCCATatagagaaagaaaatcgCTAAGTGGGACTGCACGTTACATGTCGATCAATACACATTTGGGCAGGGAACAAAGTAGAAGAGATGATCTAGAAAGTTTGGGacatgtttttttttattttttaagaGGTTCTTTGCCTTGGCAAGGCTTGAAAGCTCCtaataacaaattgaaATATGATAAAATTGGCCAGACTAAGATGGCCTCCACACCGGAATTTTTGTGCATGAACGGTAAATTACCTAAACAATTTGGCACATACTTGGACTATTGTAGAAATTTAAAGTTTGAACAGGAGCCTGATTATGACTATTTGATTTCTTTGATGGACGAGGTACTAGCGGAGAAGAATTTAGATGATGACGGTCAATACGATTGGATGGGTTTGAATAATGGTCATGGCTGGGACATTAGAATTAACAGGAGATCTAATCTGCATGGGTACGGTGGTGGTGCAAACCATCATGGAAACCTTCCTAACAACAACACTACCAAGaagaacaataataatagtaataataataacaataataacaacaatacg
This Saccharomycodes ludwigii strain NBRC 1722 chromosome II, whole genome shotgun sequence DNA region includes the following protein-coding sequences:
- the YCK3 gene encoding casein kinase YCK3 (similar to Saccharomyces cerevisiae YER123W | YCK3 | Yeast Casein Kinase) produces the protein MNDISFSIGSDLSANNGNNRTDVSTNNTTKNVKLLTTLSPPQLAQQHQTHKSSVSSVTKNTNTNNYNTSIKKKPSVSLNTDGNTTSSSNASTHPNYHHHQQHHQHIVGIHYALGSKIGEGSFGVIFEGVDILSPMKSPVAIKFEPRKSEAPQLRDEFRSYKILQNCKGIPQAYYYGQEGMHNVLVIDLLGPSLEDLFEWCGRRFSIKTTCMLAKQMISRIRTIHSRDLIYRDIKPDNFLISQYQRAKSKLKICCSSSHGDPNLVYVVDFGMAKQYRDPVTKEHIPYRERKSLSGTARYMSINTHLGREQSRRDDLESLGHVFFYFLRGSLPWQGLKAPNNKLKYDKIGQTKMASTPEFLCMNGKLPKQFGTYLDYCRNLKFEQEPDYDYLISLMDEVLAEKNLDDDGQYDWMGLNNGHGWDIRINRRSNLHGYGGGANHHGNLPNNNTTKKNNNNSNNNNNNNNNTNININANANPNNASSRSRQLQQQTRYQQQQLQQQQRKLRKHYSQIPSPNNYKITGAGITSSSDKLMYDGDNGAYYYDSMGSLNNTGRAGVGGSKLAKNLRSYSSNTGNIQNQHTESTHNNNGSNIGVRNSRDLNDLEENDDDNVGYCCCCNIC